A genomic region of Hypomesus transpacificus isolate Combined female chromosome 19, fHypTra1, whole genome shotgun sequence contains the following coding sequences:
- the LOC124482013 gene encoding semaphorin-7A-like — MTLTAKGTTDNEQLYTTRSGTEGSVGIYRFGKTKTTPKDSHTELRYLSLVVSGPREDRLQDKLYAFYMEKNDDLKRDSELWIPRVAQICMADVGGPKGILQYSWTSQLRARLWCGDQTSKQYFSQLVDTATLKAERWQDTRIYGLFRNTWGVSAVCVYTMKDIDSVFKASNFKGYEGTIPSPRPGICIQDSTKLDHNLVKLVNDHNEMVDWVMPTGNTRPLLVHHHNYTHILGDRVQTADGRRHTVLFLSTGKRSYRHH, encoded by the exons ATGACTCTAACAGCCAAAG GTACTACTGATAATGAGCAGCTCTACACCACTCGGTCTGGTACTGAGGGCTCAGTAGGCATCTACAGGTTTGGAAAGACCAAAACGACCCCCAAGGACAGTCATACAG AGCTGAGGTATTTGAGTCTGGTGGTGAGTGGCCCAAGAGAAGACCGTCTGCAAGACAAACTGTATGCCTTTTACATGGAAAAAAATGATGATCTTAAACGTGACTCTGAACTGTGGATTCCCAGGGTGGCCCAGATCTGCATG GCTGATGTGGGTGGACCCAAGGGGATCTTGCAGTACTCCTGGACATCCCAGCTGAGAGCCCGGCTATGGTGTGGTGACCAGACCAGCAAGCAGTATTTCAGCCAGCTAGTAGATACAGCCACTCTGAAAGCAGAGCGCTGGCAGGACACCAGGATCTATGGACTCTTCAGAAACACCTG GGGTGTGAGTGCCGTGTGTGTCTACACCATGAAAGATATTGACAGTGTATTTAAGGCCTCCAACTTCAAGGGATACGAAGGGACCATCCCGAGCCCACGACCTGGAATA TGCATCCAAGACAGCACTAAACTCGACCACAATTTAGTGAAGCTGGTGAACGACCACAATGAAATGGTGGATTGGGTTATGCCAACTGGCAACACCAGACCTCTCCTCGTTCACcaccacaattacacacacatcctgggGGATCGGGTCCAAACCGCCGATGGTAGACGACACACGGTCCTGTTCTTATCCACAGGTAAGAGAAGCTACAGGCACCATTAA